One segment of Haloplanus natans DSM 17983 DNA contains the following:
- a CDS encoding 3-hydroxyacyl-CoA dehydrogenase family protein: MRGFDQIDTVGVVGAGTMGSGIAQVAATAGYDVVMRDIEDELVADGFDRIDDSLSRFVEKEQLSREEADAAVSRITGTTDLDDLGDCDYVIEAAVENMDIKQEIFADLDAAVDDDVILATNTSTLSITTIASATERPELVVGLHFMNPAPIMEGLELVVGEKTSDDAVECSHTLAEDLGKTTWESDDKPGFVVNRVLMPWINEGIRAYDEGVASKADMDAGLKLGTNVPMGPLELADHIGLDVCLDASQTLADELGDRYKPPYLLKRKVDAGDLGRKTGTGFYEYD, encoded by the coding sequence ATGCGAGGATTCGATCAGATCGACACCGTCGGGGTCGTCGGCGCCGGGACGATGGGTAGCGGAATCGCGCAGGTGGCCGCCACGGCCGGCTACGACGTGGTGATGCGCGACATCGAGGACGAACTCGTCGCCGACGGCTTCGACCGCATCGACGACAGCCTCTCCCGATTCGTCGAGAAGGAGCAGCTCTCGCGCGAGGAGGCCGACGCGGCCGTCTCCCGGATCACCGGCACGACCGACCTCGACGACCTCGGGGACTGCGACTACGTCATCGAGGCCGCGGTGGAGAACATGGACATCAAACAGGAGATCTTCGCGGATCTGGACGCCGCCGTCGACGACGACGTGATCCTCGCGACCAACACCTCCACGCTCTCGATCACGACCATCGCGTCCGCGACCGAGCGCCCGGAACTCGTCGTCGGCCTCCACTTCATGAACCCCGCCCCGATCATGGAGGGCCTCGAACTCGTCGTGGGCGAGAAGACGAGCGACGACGCCGTCGAGTGCTCGCACACGCTCGCCGAGGACCTCGGCAAGACGACGTGGGAGTCCGACGACAAACCCGGCTTCGTCGTCAACCGGGTGCTGATGCCGTGGATCAACGAGGGCATCCGCGCCTACGACGAGGGCGTCGCCAGCAAGGCCGACATGGACGCGGGGCTAAAACTCGGCACGAACGTCCCGATGGGGCCGCTTGAACTCGCCGACCACATCGGCCTCGACGTCTGTCTCGACGCCAGCCAGACGCTCGCCGACGAACTCGGCGACCGCTACAAGCCGCCGTACCTGCTCAAGCGGAAGGTCGACGCCGGTGATCTGGGTCGGAAGACGGGGACGGGCTTCTACGAGTACGACTGA
- a CDS encoding competence/damage-inducible protein A, protein MEVAILTVGDEVLAGDTQNTNATWLASQLTDAGATVTRILTIPDDRALIRETVEEWRETFDAVIVTGGLGGTHDDVTADAIAEAFGRELVVHPAVREDVIETVAAYRNRNPDLVEAHDLDIDVDAWAALPEGSRPLVNPEGLCPGCVLGTVYVFPGVPAEMQALFDLVAGEFDGDAVSATLYTPQPEGSMVEAIAGVRDRFDVTVGSYPSTEARNRIKLTGTDPAAVDAAADWLRDRIEVVAGP, encoded by the coding sequence ATGGAAGTCGCCATCCTCACCGTCGGCGACGAGGTGCTCGCGGGCGATACGCAGAACACGAACGCGACGTGGCTCGCGAGCCAGTTGACCGACGCCGGCGCGACGGTTACCCGCATCCTCACCATCCCCGACGACCGCGCGCTGATCCGCGAGACCGTCGAGGAGTGGCGCGAGACTTTCGACGCCGTCATCGTCACCGGCGGCCTCGGCGGCACTCACGACGACGTGACGGCGGACGCCATCGCGGAGGCCTTCGGCCGCGAACTCGTCGTCCACCCCGCCGTCCGAGAGGACGTGATCGAAACCGTGGCGGCCTACCGAAATCGGAATCCGGATCTCGTGGAGGCCCACGACCTGGACATCGACGTGGACGCGTGGGCGGCCCTGCCGGAAGGGAGCCGTCCCCTCGTAAATCCCGAAGGCCTGTGTCCCGGCTGCGTCCTCGGAACCGTCTACGTTTTCCCCGGCGTCCCGGCGGAGATGCAGGCGCTTTTCGACCTTGTCGCGGGCGAGTTCGACGGCGACGCCGTGTCGGCGACGCTCTACACCCCCCAGCCGGAGGGGTCGATGGTCGAGGCCATCGCGGGAGTTCGCGACCGATTCGACGTGACCGTCGGCAGCTACCCCAGTACCGAGGCGCGCAACCGAATCAAGCTGACCGGCACCGACCCCGCCGCCGTCGACGCGGCCGCCGACTGGCTCCGCGACCGGATCGAGGTCGTTGCCGGACCCTGA